One Perca flavescens isolate YP-PL-M2 chromosome 9, PFLA_1.0, whole genome shotgun sequence genomic window carries:
- the mob3c gene encoding MOB kinase activator 3C produces the protein MALCLGQVFSKDKTFRPRKRFEPGTQRFELYKKAQASLKSGLDLRKVVQLPEGENINDWIAVHVVDFFNRINLIYGTVSEYCSERTCPIMSGGLRYEYRWQDGDDYKKPTKLPALKYMNLLMDWIESLINNEDIFPTRVGVPFPKNFQQVCKKILSRLFRVFVHVYIHHFDSICSMGAEAHINTCYKHYYYFISEFNLIDHSELEPLKEMTEKICN, from the exons ATGGCGTTGTGTCTTGGACAAGTGTTCAGCAAAGACAAAACGTTCAGGCCGAGAAAGCGGTTTGAACCGGGCACGCAGCGCTTTGAACTTTACAAGAAGGCCCAGGCCTCGCTCAAGTCCGGCTTGGACCTGAGGAAAGTGGTGCAGCTGCCGGAGGGAGAGAACATCAACGACTGGATTGCGGTCCATGTGGTGGATTTCTTCAACAGGATCAACTTGATCTACGGCACGGTGAGCGAGTACTGCTCCGAGCGCACGTGTCCCATCATGTCTGGGGGGCTGAGGTACGAGTACAGGTGGCAGGACGGTGACGACTACAAGAAACCCACCAAGCTGCCCGCTCTTAAGTACATGAACCTGCTGATGGACTGGATAGAGTCGCTCATCAATAATGAGGACATCTTCCCCACCAGAGTAG gtGTACCTTTTCCCAAGAACTTCCAGCAGGTGTGCAAGAAGATCCTAAGCCGTCTCTTCAGGGTGTTTGTACATGTTTACATCCATCACTTTGACAGCATCTGCAGCATGGGTGCAGAGGCCCACATCAATACCTGCTACAAGCACTACTACTACTTCATCTCAGAGTTCAACCTCATTGATCACTCTGAACTGGAGCCTCTG AAAGAGATGACAGAGAAGATATGCAATTAA